AACAAACAGTACACTCAGCTCGGCTCCTTGTGGTCACACAAGTTTGGACATTTTACGCAAGTCCTGGCCTTTTTCAACGTGCTTGCGTTTCAACTGACGGCAGTATTGACGCATACGAAGGCTTATATAATAATGGAGTAGCTTGGCGAGAATGTCCTCCTTGTGGATAGTACAAGGGAAAGTGAAAGTGAAGTTCTCTAGTACAGCATCAATTGTTTTGTCGTAGGCATCTCCCAGATTTGCGTATTTAGAGAAATGTTCTTCAGCTTCCATGAAAAGCCGATAGAGGTGCATGTTAGGGTGCGTGAGTCTGCCCCTTGTTTTGCAATTAACAAGCTCAGCTTCGGGCACCTTTGACGAGCCTTTCTGACCCTCCAGTGCTTTCTTGCACGTAGTGCAGGAGGTCTGATTGAAAATTTTCCTGGATACAAACCCTGTAACATAATAAATTATACACTCAACAACACTTGCATCGTTATTATCATACTCAAACACTTCATCGCACTCCCAGCTCCCTTCGTCGATTAGGCCGTCGAGCCGCTCTTTCAGCTGGTGCAGCTTGTTCAGTTCCTTCGATGCCGAGCTGTTATATGCGTTCTTTAAGTCAGCCAAGGTCACAACGCCGTACTGTTCTTTCTCGGAAGCTGAACAGTTACCAAACCGCGGTGGCTTCAGGAGGGAGTAAAGCGACAGCATACGGTACAGTTGCAAGAACGTTGGGAAAGTTGGATGTTCGTTTTGGCCACCCGCTTGTCGAATAACACCAAAAAAACATTCCAACGGGTCCTGATTCAGTTTTCCGGTCAGGACATACCTGAAATCGCACTTTTTCAACAGGAAGATTGACAGCTCACGAGCAGATTTGAGCGTCACCCTTAATCCTTCCGCAGTTGACCGGCTTAGGAAGAGATCTTGAGGAATTTCTCCTTTTGTAACTTCTTCCTCCCATTCGTcaagccaatcagaggctctctCAAGAACTTTAAAATCATTGCAGTCTATAGTCAGACCTTCTCCTGGAAACCGCCGGTTCAGGGCATCAAATAAGTTGTTCATAAAGATTGTGAACTCAACGGTCGGTTCGACATTAACCAGCCGAGGTGCTCCTCTACGTTCGTAAAACAAAATTCCTTTTGCTACGGAATTGCTGAAAATTTGTGTTGCCAATTTCACTCTCATTTTAAGCATGTTAGAAGGATTAACATGGTTGTACGTCAATTTTGGGCATACTCTCTGCTCAGTTGCGTTTTTGGTGTCTGCTACAAACAGGGCGTCGTAGCAAGACCATTTAATGAACTTTCCGCCTTTCTTCAACACTTTTTTGTCATACAGACGATTGCGTATGCACTTGAAGAGATGAGGTGCGTCTGCGAACGCATGCACCTTTCGTGATGTATCCAGTGGGTGCTCAAAGGCATTTACAACATGCCCCAGAGCACCGCTGATTGCTGTCTCCACATTGCTCTATTAGTAGAGGCGCCATCACAAACAACACCATCAACTAAAAGGCCCGCTTCTTCTAAGTGTACAATGCATTGAAGCAGTAGCTGTGCTAGGAGCGTCCCTTTCGTAGGTCCCTTGGAGGCAAACACAGCCACTGGCTGCAAGTATTTTTCTCCGAACGGTGCGAAGGCGAAAACGAGCCCGTGATCAGCCGGCTCATTGCTTTGGCTGTTATTCTCACCAAAGTCAACAAGCCCGGCATATGTCAGTGTTCGTGAGTTCACCGTGATCTCCTTTCTAACTTGAATCTCGTCAAGAATGAGGATCCCTCTTCGTTGAAATGCTGGTTTCGGGGCAACTTTCATTTTAAGGGCCTTAAAAGACGCTTCGTCGAAACCACACTTCAGCCCCACTAGGCTGATGTACTTCCTGATAGTGGAAACGCATGGCAGAGGTAATATGGCATTGCTGCGCAGAAAAGAGTATGCCGCAGGGCTTCGGATGTTTAGCAAAAGGCACAGCAGCAGCCAGTCGTCAGTGCACCTTCTTTTCTGCTTCGTCGTGCATTTAGCTGCAGCAATGCACTCCTTTACAAGAAGCAACTGTGCTGCAGGTAAATCAACACTTTCTAGCTTCTCTGCGAGCCCTTCCTCTTTCACTTTTGCGAATTCTTGCTGGCAGTTTTTCAGCTGATTCATAAGTAATTTGTTTCGTGCTAAAAGTCGTGCTCGAGACCGCAGTACAGTGGCTTTTGCATGGCGCAATGCGTTGATTCTTTCAAGTCGGGCTGACGGTACACCTTTCCTCACAGCAGAAAGCCTGATCCGTTGAAGCGGTACCTTTTGTTTTGCCCTTGCCATTTGGCGATCAGCATGCAATTGCAGTGTTTTGTGGAGGCCACTGCATGGCCGACATATGCCACCTGCAGGTGATAATAACGGGCATTTGTTATGTCTCCACTTTTTTTCGTTGTCCACATAAGCACATTCTGGCAGCACAGACGAAAAGCTTTTTAAACTTGGTCCGCCGCAGCAGACGTTCGCATTGTCAAAAGTTCTTACCATGCTCTCAAGTTCAGATGTTGTTGAGACAGACGGGCTGATTCCTATTGCTGTGCAGTCGACTGGCCTGTCGAAAATGTAGGCTTGGACCGCCATGTCTGAGTTTACGTGCAAAGACTTCTTATTAAATATACAGCAGCTTCCGTCACTGTACACTATGCGAGCATCAATGACCAGAACGCCTTTGATCCCCTCTTCATCGATCCGATGTACTGCCCACGATGACCTTGGTAAGCACATGTTCGCTGCGAAGTCGAATAAGTACTCGAATGAAGAGTGGTTTAAAGCTTCAATGCCATCGCTGTTTTCCTCTTCGTGGCTTGTGGCTGCGGTCTTGCACGTTTCCACACCATGTGATGAACCCTCAGATATGCTGGTGTAATTCGGGGGACGCACAGAAGTTGCTGCAGGTTTCTCTATCCGCTTCACTCTTTTTCTAGGACTATTGATCTTCTTGGTAAGGTAACTCGGTGCTCCTTCGAAAATTGAAGGCACAGCGTCCTTTGTTAGGCCGGCTCTTCTATTCCCTGACATCAGAACGTGACCATCTATTTCAGAGGACCACGTTTTTAGAATAAAATGAGGAGCAAAATGTTTCTCACACACACGGTCCGTCCGCTGCAGCACGCGATCTTTGCGCGGGATTGCTCTTCTCCATGCCTCCAACCTGGCGTCGTCATTCGGTGGCTTGAAAAGTGATAACTTTTCCGCACAAGACTTGTAGCCTGTCTTACAAAACGGCACGAAGCACTTCCCCATGTCATCAGTGGATCAGCAACAAACACGACCCACACAAAGGCGACATCCGGACGGGAAGAGGCGCGTAACAGCCGCTACGCGGGCAATACGAAGGGCGCACGTGCGCACCGAAGCTCCCTAGCGGGCCACAGTTTGGTGCGCCCTCTCTTGAACTGCCGGCTAACTACTGCACTATCCTCCCGGCGCGGAGCGGTACCTCTCCCTTTCCGTTCGCTCACCTATCCTACTCTTACACCGTGGCCTCGCCTACCGGCCTTGAACTCTGAAATCGTCCACAAGAAGAGAGTGCCTATATTCCTAGCCTTAAAAGATTTGAGATTGAAATGCCTGCTCTACCCCCCCATTCTTAGCTCTTTTTATTAATATCTCTTATAAGAGTTCAGTGCTTGGAAGTGAACTGTGCCCTATTAGTCTGCATCACGAAGTTCGCAAATAACCAACCGCTTTGTTTGCTTACTTTATATATTTTACTCCGGTAAGCTTCCCGTAACTCTGCACCCCTTCAGTCTTCTATCGTCTTGCATCTCACTAGGTTCTCCCTTCTGAAACATAATACGATCCTGGTGCCTGTGATGCATGTAAACATTGCATGCATGATGCATGCAATGATGCATACATTGCAATGATGCATGCATACACGATGCATGCATGCATTGGAAAATGAATGAATATATCCTGGTGCTTCCTGGGGATCTGTACTCGTTGTCTGGTGTAACCAGGCCTTATTTTGAGCAAATTCGCTTGGCATACAGCAGCGGCGAGTACTGGTTACAGTGCGAGCATTTAGGCAGCACATTATTCCTGTGCCGCCTGGTATAAGCGAAAAAATAATTGAAGCAATCCCTCACCTCGAAAATTGAGCCGTTCTCACCGTTGAGAAAAATATACTTAGCGGTACTCTGCAAagaacactaaatcagtttgaaGATATGAGATAGTGTTTCCAAACACTATTTTCACTAGTCATTGCAATAGAAATTAAATCTTGTATTTTAAGTTTCTCGTTCAAACACCAGCATTGATAAGTCTGTGTGACGTCGTTAATTTCATTATATCCTTCTCTACTGGTGCTGTTGTGGGGCAGTAACAATTGCAACTTTAGTCTTTGGCTGCTTTAGAATGCAGTGCATTCCATGTTTACCGATAAAAATTACATAGGCCTTAGCAGAGGCACTCAAATTTTATTGCGCCAGCGTGAGCTGGTAACATACTTTAAGGTAGCCTCGCCAGCTGTCTTTCGTTTCTAAGTCATTCCTGACTGATAAAGCTAACTCTCATGGTTGCGTTCTAACACGAAATATTATTATCTATGTCAAGCCAGATCTTGTACCTCGTCGTTGTCGCGGGTCAACGATCAGACAATTACAG
The sequence above is drawn from the Dermacentor andersoni chromosome 7, qqDerAnde1_hic_scaffold, whole genome shotgun sequence genome and encodes:
- the LOC140219462 gene encoding uncharacterized protein, with amino-acid sequence MAVQAYIFDRPVDCTAIGISPSVSTTSELESMSNVETAISGALGHVVNAFEHPLDTSRKVHAFADAPHLFKCIRNRLYDKKVLKKGGKFIKWSCYDALFVADTKNATEQRVCPKLTYNHVNPSNMLKMRVKLATQIFSNSVAKGILFYERRGAPRLVNVEPTVEFTIFMNNLFDALNRRFPGEGLTIDCNDFKVLERASDWLDEWEEEVTKGEIPQDLFLSRSTAEGLRVTLKSARELSIFLLKKCDFRYVLTGKLNQDPLECFFGVIRQAGGQNEHPTFPTFLQLYRMLSLYSLLKPPRFGNCSASEKEQYGVVTLADLKNAYNSSASKELNKLHQLKERLDGLIDEGSWECDEVFEYDNNDASVVECIIYYVTGFVSRKIFNQTSCTTCKKALEGQKGSSKVPEAELVNCKTRGRLTHPNMHLYRLFMEAEEHFSKYANLGDAYDKTIDAVLENFTFTFPCTIHKEDILAKLLHYYISLRMRQYCRQLKRKHVEKGQDLRKMSKLV